Within Wyeomyia smithii strain HCP4-BCI-WySm-NY-G18 chromosome 2, ASM2978416v1, whole genome shotgun sequence, the genomic segment AAAACCAATAATGGTTCCATGGAAACATTCACACTGAGCTGCTTGATTTATTATCAGACATTTGGTTACTGCGCCAGTCGGATTGGTCTAGGGGTACTATCAGACAACGGCTGTTCCAGAAGAGCGTATATTATGGCGCAGTTCGTCCAGAGCGATACGAAAGTAAGTGGTAAAATAGGTCAGTGCACGTTGTAGGTCATTGTCTTCTCGGTGATACACTGCTCGAATTGCTTGATCATACCGGACGATCATCGTCGACAAGCACAACAACTGTGATGTGTGAGTTGTGCTGCTATTTTGATACAAGTGTGTGACATTGCGAAAACTTAATATCTCATGGGATGTTATTTTACATTAAAGTCAACATAATATTGGAAAGTGAAACATCATAATGTCTGTTATACTATTGTTTAGGAAAATTAATGATCATTTGCTTGTTTCGTTGTTCAATAAATCTATTTAACTCTGAATTTTATAGAAGTCGCAATATAGAAGGGAAAAAATAGAACTACGTTTGGGAGAAAATGATAAGAACTAATATAATAAATCGATGGAGAATCATAATGAAAGAAGTCATTGAAATTTAGATAAAACTAAGTCAACGAAGTGAGCTTTCTGAAGATAATCGCCGAGAGTCACCCCGATAAATGTAGTCAGTAGCACTTGTGCATATGTGCTGCTGCTGAGAATGATACGATGAAAGGTGGGCAAGTGAGCGATCGGTCGCGATCGAAGTGATGTATGCGTACCTACATTAGGTTACCGTGCGCGCACGTACAGCATACATGTTGGGGTTGACGCTCTCTGTGGTGAGATCGCAATGCGTCTCTCATTTTCCGGGTCGCACTACATCATCTCAAACAATCACATATCCAGTACGTGGAGAGAAGCTTGCGACTGAGCGTGAGAGTGGTTCTAAAACTGGTTCTGGGCTTGCGCATGCACTGTTGTCACGTTTCCGGTCGATACAAGCTGTTGCATAGCTTTCACTGTATTGGTTCTAGATGATCCAGTGCACAGCCGCGTAAGTTTAATGAAAATAAGCCAGTGACTTCAGAATGCCACTCTGCACGGACGATCGTCAATCAAACTCAACCGGGTCTCATAATTAGTATCCATGACGGGATCCACTAGTGAGAGAGAGGAAAGGGGAAATAGGTCTATAGATTTTGTTAAACTGAGATACTTAATTTAAATCTTCAACTAACAAGACCATTAGGAAGAAATTTAGATTTTGTTTACAGCCCAAAAAGAGGTGCAGCCTTTTCCAACTCAAGTAGAACTTTTTAGAGTTGAGAATCCAATGAAGATATTACTAATCAAGTGAAAGCCACAAAAAGTAGTCACAAAATTCAGACAGACCAGCACTCAATACCTAGCGCGCAGAGGCCCGTATGCTGGTTTAAAGTAATCGATTCGCCAGGTCAACTTAAGCTAGACGTTGACTCGAGTCGACGACGTTTGCTGGGAATGACCGGCCGAACTTGAGAGAACGGGGGcagagcaaaaaaaatgtacaaaataaCCTGTTTCTTTATtgtgttattttaattttattgtattcATCGTTGGAATGCTCGCCGCTTCTTCCGCCCTGAGTGCTTTCGCGTTTGATCTTGAGAGCTTTTGGAGAGAGAGATTTCCATATTTTATCCTACAAGCATCGATCTTCACGATGGTGAGTTTTCTTCTCGCGCTAATTGGCCACCGCTTCTGGTAGCGTTTGAACGTATCTGAAGAGTCCTTCGATCACTTCTTCTTCGCAAAATTTAGCAAACAGACACACCTTGAAAACGATCGTTCCACTTCGAAgagttcaaaaattttttttcgtcgtGAGCGGTGAAGGAATCTCTGGCTTGGAAATATCCTCTTGGTCTCTTGCTAAACTTGACGCAAACTTGGCAGAAACTGACTTGCACGAAGGGATCAGGGAAATTTATCAACCTGTGAGACTTCGCTTATAAACAGGTGGTTTTGGCGTACTGATTTGACCGCTAGAAGAATTCTTTTCATAGATCGGATTAAGTTTGGTTTATCATAATTTGTGGGCTTGCCAATTTCGGTCCACCGCGCAGGCTGTAGGCTTTTTGTTAGCTGAGTAATATTCTGTTCATAAAAAGTACTTTATTTGAGTGATCAAATAGATACGCAGTCGGTGTGTGTTAGTATGAGATGTAAGCTTCTCGCATTCAGCTGCACCTTGCTAGGGAATATGAGAGACCGTCCGATCGCTTCGCTCACTTGCTCTCTCATTGAATTCTCGTCAAATCTTTGTGTATGGGATTTTTCTGTTTCTTCATTTCACCCATCGAAAATACCTTTACACTGTAACCATACGTTTTTCGCGTACGATTGATCGGATCAAGGGGATCGTCATTGATTATAAAGAAATATGAGTTTCGTTTTGGTGATCGTCGAAAGAATTGCGCTGTACTTTACTTCTGGATCTGGCAGATGTAAATTGATGACAAATGGcttgaaatttaaatttaagtattcttttgagtGTAAAGCTGCACGTAACGCTAAATCTACTTCATTtgttaattttcgttttttgaaCGCTTGTTGTGCGATGTTGTCCTAAAATTTCGTTATTTAATACACCCTGGTGATTTTTGCCTAACCCTTTCTGGTGAAAAAAGGGACGGGCTGCGTTGGACACTGTTTGTACAAATATACAAACGAACCTTGTGCGCGAAAGTAcattagtttttcgtcaacTATATAACCTTTAATAAGCATATCGTTAAAATGACACCGAACGGCAAAGCAGCCAAATTTACACTTCCATGCGTTCGCTTAAGATAAACTAAAGCCGTTACGAAATAAACTAGctcgaagtgaaaagtaaattAAAATCGGTCCTTCTCAGCGCTACAAGAAAAGCAATGTTGACTTTTCTCACATAGCAAATTGTGAAATGTGTGATCGCAGCTCTACATTTATTCCAAGCGAGTAAAAAAGTGCCGCTAAAAGTccttgagattttttttattttaattacaaagtattttgactgtccatgacaactttttatTGTGTATATCACCctttgccgttgagttgaaacagagaaatctgcagaAAAATTCCTCCCACcaagtatttttaacgcagtagccgttttttttttcaattataaatggaaggtcagttgacaaaccgGTGTGTTATTTGGTTAAAACGCATACGATGTGAAATACAAttcggaagcacaagtgaggacgaGAAGGGCGACGAGACTATTGGTTCGTGCAACCCGGTTAAACCGTTGCGAAAACGTGAGGTTCGAGCTATTGAATCAAGGAGAAAAAAAGCAGCTTCACCATACTGTTATTTTCAAAAGCTGCGAGTCCTGCCACCTGTCTTGTAAATATATAGATAAAGAAAAAAGATGCCATGTCAACAATGAtaattgaaagaaaactactgctGAGCGGAAGATTTCATTCGGGAGCACGTTCGAAGAGTTGACGTTAAGAGACGACGTGTAAACTTCGAAGGACATCACAAAGTATCGACCTATAACTACCATCTTTCGGACTCTCAGCAAATCCCGATGAATGTATGTGGTCattgttttgaatattattggttaaaaaaatcaagccggtataatttttcattaaaattttatatatctcGTTGAAAGTGAACACCTGAAGACCGATCTGATGATAAATGTTCTCACAATCctcttttcttttttatctcatcaaattcaaaattgaatctgaatcttctctttgATATTACTTCTAATCAAAAAGCTAATATGCATAACGTTAAATtcgatgcaagggccttacgatcgcttacctgATTACCAGTAATCACCAGGCTACAAcatactttcgaaagttaggCGAAACAAAGTACAGTGATAACACACTTGTTCGTGTACATGCCACAGGTTGAAATATATTGGATATCAGCCAACTTctaaattattttggatattaacCAAAATTGATCCACATTtactgccttcccaaatgcatttttttgaaATCGGCTTCCGTAAGAACCTTTTTCGGGTgtttaccatcacgagaaactgttttctcgattttggtagaAATAGGGATACAATCTGGCCTTTTCTCGGCACAAACTTAACAAAGCCATTCAATTCTAAATATGAGCAAATATAACACGGAATATGTGATTTACCCTTAAAAGACAGTATAATACTCTTTTATTTACTTAACAtacactcagtttttttttgcgggGATACGTACTTCGTGGGAAAacgcgtaattcaaaaatcctttgatttaaaaatccgcgtgaaaaagccGTTAGTTCGAAAATCCGTGTAGAAAAACACCTAGTAAAAACACTGAGTGTATCTCTGACAATCAACTATCATCAAACCACTTTGAATTGCTACGCATTATTAGATACTGTTTCAACCTAAACTCAACAAATGCCAGATGCTTAATGATAACGGTAAACGCGTGAAAGATTTTTCTTATTACTCTACTGAGGATccaaccaatgaaaaaaaaaatcaatcgcagtgagcgttgtgacctggaatcgaaaacacttattgagtaattttcaaaaattctgctTATTGCCACACAACcacaacaaaattaaatatcctaataaaaatcaggacaaatgctaaaatgtgataaacaaaaattaaaaatcaggacatgtcctgtgaaatcaggacggatggtatcccttgGTAGAAATGACATATTAGctgatttttgaattatgggcagttgtGCATCTATTTCTCGGTTGCACAGTATTGGTCGAAATAAGCGTTTAACAAGGTCCTACATTTCACAATGGTACAATGGTAGCGtcacaaaattataattttccgCATTTTCGAGAACGCACAGCTAATTTtttaatcgattgctgtaagaagaAAGCAAATCCATTGAAAATTGAGTGAGTTTCAGGCATTTGAGAGTGGAAAACTTTCGTGGCGCTCTTGATGTTTTCGATTACGgttatgttgccgtaagacgtaattctacgtcaaaagttacCAACTGTGTTGCTAAGCTATGCTTTGTTTCCAACCAAAAATGTGTTTTCCACCTGTGTTCAGCTTTTGATTTTCCAAAAGCAATAAATATCctacaaaaatattttattgcttGCAATTTAAACGCACCGACGAGCCCCCCGTAATACGCAATACGAACCCAAACAAAAGCCAATTCTCAAGTTGCCTCTCCGTAGTGAAGGTAGCACACAGCAGACGGCACAAAACAACTGTGGATATGCTGAACCGCGAGCCGATCGCACGTACGAGAATGTACGGTGCCTTGCGTATCTGGCATAGTGACCGCTGCCGTGTTTCTGTGTGGTAGACAAGAATGAGCTGTACAGCGAGAATGGGAGCGAATGGTAGTGAgagatgagaaatgaaaaaaagctTTCTAAACTGAGAGTGCGAGAACTTGGTTGGTTTATGGTGATTTGCCACTGGTGCGCCCGCTGTGGTGTTGTATAGTCAGTCACGTCATTCAAAATGAGTTGGTAGCGTTTGTAGGTGTGTGCGGAACTTGTCTGGCGACTTTGAACTAGCGGGAGTCTCTGAGTTGAACTGGTGTCTGGCAATAATTAGTCAAGTAGAATCAGTTGTTGAGTATGGTTGAACTCTGATTTGGTTCTGTAGACTCGGTTATCCGTGTGTGTCTTCGGTTCGTTTTgcattattgttgttgttattcttTTCTGTTGTCTTTGGCTAGTAAAGGCGCAGTCAATCAGCCAGTGGTGGACACTGGAAAAGTGGGCAGAAGTGCGCGCGGATCCAACACTCTTCTCCTCCATCATTATTTGTTTCTTTTTAGCTCCGTTCTTTGGAGCTGCTCCATTGGTTTTTTTTCGGCGGTTCTGTTTTGCGCTGGCTGGTGAAACGCACTCCCGTCCGTTCGAAGATACAAGCTCGTGAGAAGTGTCAGTGCTCTGACGTGTGCAATTGAATCGTGACACGAAAAGGTTTTTGTGGGCAGTTGCTAATCGCTGCTTTCCTCAGGCTGATGTGTGTACGCCGTGCAGAGATTGGCGTTTGTAGGAAGCGATGCAGAAAATGCACGAATGACGATCGAAAACAGCAATGATTTGAAGCGAAGTCGTGAAAAAAGATTTACTAGTAGCACCAGCGGCGGAGAGATACAGCGAAGTGCGCTTAGTGAGCAGAGAGTGGTGTTATTATGTGCCCCCGAGAAAAATTACTAGGAAAAAGGAAGTTTATTTGCCATAATTATTAGTTAAGCCGTAGTTCAAGTGGGTGAAAATCAAAGATTTGtacaatttttgtttgttcaatgatttcaccGCAATTTATTCAATGAATAAACAGTGAAGTTGCTAAACTAGCGGCTCTTGAGTGCGGGAGCAGCGAACAAGTGCATATATTTTCTTGCCAGCAGTCATTAAGACCGTGTTGTACCTATGCGCCTCAAACTTTGTGCGTTTTAGGGAACTAAGTGCCTTTCAAATCAGACGTAAGCGTGGCGGAAGCAACGCGAAGTAAGAGtataattgcaaaaaaattgcAAGTTAAGCTGTGTGGTCTAAATCACTGTCGAAAGGAAACAAGTGCAGAAGTAAAAAGAATATTTACACATACGCAAGACGAGTTTTATTCGCTAGAGTtgacgaaaaagaaaaaacacgGCGAAGAGAagtaagaaaacaaaaaagcgatattaagaAAAGCTAATTTTATCGCTTAAGTAAAGTTGAAACGACGGAGAAGCAAAGTCACAGCCAAGTGTCTCCACACAGGCCTAGGGGCGAGAATATCAAGACGTAgacagaaaagaaaaaaacaaggcAATAAGTAAAACGCGCATATACCTCTACATTCTCTCGCGCTCGCGTGCGCTGCTCTCCGAACACGTATAGAAAACTACACAGCTAAGCGGATACAAGATGGCGTTTAATAGCAATAATAGCAGCAACAACACCAGCAGCAACACAAACCCCTTGGAAAGTGATGGGGCgagcaaaaagaaaaatctgATAATTCTGGTGGATAAAGACTCTAACGATAAGTTGAACGAGCTGTTCGATAAAGCACTCAGCAATAAATTTCCGCTGCAGATACCATACCGTATGCGAAAGCTGCCAGACTCGTTCTTCAAGCCACCGTCCTCCGGGTCCAAATCGCCGTCGGTTTCACATTCACGAGAGAATTCGGCTGATTCGGCCTTTGGTTCCGGAACCACCATACTGGGTGGAGTCACAACCGGTCCGAATGGTTTACCGATCCATCACAGTCGTGCCCATAGCAGTCCGGCCTCGCTGGGTAAGATTCCGGCCGGTCTGGTTGCCAGTATCACAGGTTCCAGCGGAGTACAACAAAGCAGCAACAGTAGTAATGTAAATAGCAGTAAGACACAGCAAACTAACGTAGGCAGCAGCAACGATGGCAACAGTCTCGGGGCAACGGGACTTGGCCAGCAGCAGGGTGGTGGCCTCTCGAAGCAGGCCCTTCAGCATCTACATAGTCGAGGACGCTCGTACGATGTGTCCAATCAACACGCTTTCGGTGATTTGCCACCCGGCTGGGAACAGGCCAGGACACAAGATGGACGCATCTACTACATAAAGTAAGTAAACATAGTTCCTCCCAGAATTGTAGAATTTTGCTGGTTACTTCTCGAACCCTCTCTCTTTGTTAATAATTTCTGTACTACGATTGACTTTCATTGGGTACACGACACTGAAAGGTTtcgctggtcgatttatctaacgGCACGTGTACAATTGTTACGATAACTGTAGACAGGTAACCGCCAACAGGTAAAAGGTACGCAGACTCAGAAAAACATGTAGCTATTGTGACTAGAGAAGTTGAAGACGATTTCTTCAGCCAAACAAATAAATCGCAACGAATTACACTTCTGCAAGTATTCGAAAACCGATGACTTCAGCCGGTTTAATTCCACGGAATTTTACGCTGCATTGAGTTGGGCTTTTAGGCAACTGAATAACTGGATAACGAACAGGAAGGTAATCTTACCTAAGTGCTTacacaaacgaaacacaacCCGCAAAAGAATGCGCTCGGTCTCTTCATGTGGTGGTAAAAATATCAGCACCATTATTCAGTAACACAATTTTCTAAGAAACGTTGCTTATCTAGATTCCCATCGATATCCGGTTACCTGTCCTGACAATGACAACGACGACGGCGGTCACTTGTTGCACTGTCGTCTctttctgttgtttttttttgtgttctttCTCCTAGTCCATCCTCTCTCTGTTCCAAtttcaattgtttttgtttACTTCCACACCTCCTCACACTTCTGCCTTCCGAATCGATCCTGTTTTGATTCATAATTAGGTTCCGCTGTTTCGCGTTGTTTTCCACTTCTGTGCTCCTGAAGAGACGGGTCCTCGTGTGTGGTATTTATCGTGTTTACATTAGTGCAATAGCATTGGTTATGCTCTTCGAAGATTTGGTGCCGACTTTAATGTACGGAACTTAATTCAACGGCGAACAATCTTAaacttatcgaaaaaataagctaaaatatgctataactttttAAGGAAAAGATCTGGAGATATGTAATCTtcgacaaaaacgtgtgtttagTATGCCCCAATACTTCtttagaacaatgttttcttgtaaaatgcaactaacaaaagttaagtataaaaaactaaattctaagtaactttcatgtaaaatactctgtaactctgtacctaaTTAAGATAGAAATTTTGCTTATCCGGCAAAGATTCGTGTTTTCATATATTCTAGAACTTTGCCAAACAAACGCTCAACACAAAAAATTGGGATtttgaaaacctactgtaaaaTATGCTTGCCGTATTTGAATATGGGATTGGGCCTAGGGTTTGtaatattcccgagaatagatttcccgggaaacgggaatgaaaaatctcatttcccgggaaatcccgggaaccgggaaaggaaaaaatccttagcaaaaataagatttcaaataatgtttattaataaaaagttttaaacaatcgtttacaatttaattatcaattgaagaacaaaatttattcaacttcactccagaaattcatgaacaatcgtctatcaatcgcctcagttccATTGACAgtttttcgttaggcccaaataatgtagttcccttctgtaaaactttgcttaagatcgctgaatcaccgctggtgtctgatttctaaaatacttctaaatcaccgattccagctcttgctacattttattagaaactgaagagtccaatacttttagtttgttgaagataaagctgagtgtttggcaacCAGATttcagagcatttgaatgccttcgtaattaatgtgaaatcgcggccacgacccaaattacactgactgagttttattaatttatttatttctggtcgcattgatttacggctttcaatttttttttatcaatttacaggtttaaAAATTTTCTGTCAATAATCAAagtaaaaatcaagcaactatccgcttagtagtaaactcactagcaaaaaagacatgagacggagaaaatatttcttaatttatcgtttactgaataagaaagcatatatttttgacaaatagattaagcaaataatttgatattacatgGCAAGCCAAAATTGATtgtcgtttcaagcaaatatttgcttggtataatgcacactataaggttgctctacacttctacgacgtaagtttcgtgttttgatacgatatttagttttattgcaatattgtaaggaaaattttccgaggagctcgggtatcccgggatcccgggaatcaatattccttTTCCCGGGATCCTGGAATCCCggaaaaaggcaattcccgggaaatcgttcccgggattgcaaaccctaattggGACAAATTGAACATGCAACACTTTGTAGTACTAGAGCTTAACTTTAAGGAAAtgtattgacatcatggttccacttgcccctttttaccaTATACATATTCTCAATCTATtcgaaaaaataagataaaatatgctataacttcgtaaggaaaagtcctggagatgtgtagtctttggcaaaaatatgtattttgtGTGTCCCAATAATTCCtccgaatatcattttttttttttgtaaaatgcaactaacaaaatttaactacaaaaaactaaattttgagTAACTTCCATATAATAAACTTTTTGCTTTTGTACCCAATGACGAtggaaattttttgtttgctaAGCAAAGTGTTATATTTTCcaatttccacaactttgccaaataaacaATTCCTCTAACTCTTTACACAAAAAAgtcagcttttttattttttaaaacagtACACTTTACATAACTTTCGACAATTTGAGACTAAGCGGattattcatacaaacaattgttccgaagacaccatTAAGCTAGTATGaaagtgaaaggcgctatggaattacgttccactttttgccgtttttggaccactgtgcactggtcgAAAGAATCGAATAAAATTTGCCgtagagctcaaactagaaaaatagGATAAATAATTGCTTTTTATCcgttcctgtaaattttggtgcctctagtaaataaaaaagtgcgtcaaaaggctgcagagtaattgcttgatggtttcgtcgcttctacgtttgcttacggggaAATTACATTCGAATCTCTGAAGACTTTACGCACTTCCGACTTCGCTAGGAGCACTAAAATTCACATGAGTGGTTAAAGAGCTATCTAGTTTGAGCGTACCTCTAGAACAGCTGAGGACCACTACGAATATATGGAATTTAATAATGAAAACctgacttttttttattaaatcttGCCATCGAAATGGAAAAAATTCTAgacagaaaataaaaacaattattttctataattttgCGAGTTACTAGCCACTGTGCAATCGCAGAGCGTGCCTGCAGGAATATTTGGACAGGTGTTCCGTTAGCAGCAGTTTTTTCCATCTTCATCTGATGACAGTACGTCAAGTTAAGACAGTACAAACAAGTGAGTCATTATGAAATGAAAACGTTTAGTTATTAACACACGTATGCAAAAATAACTTCGAAAGCAATCTTTTACGGTAGAACCGCTAGTGACTGTTTAATAGATTGTAACTTCgaaagaaattgaaattgatgGCATCTGCGATCGCTCG encodes:
- the LOC129724674 gene encoding transcriptional coactivator yorkie isoform X2, whose amino-acid sequence is MAFNSNNSSNNTSSNTNPLESDGASKKKNLIILVDKDSNDKLNELFDKALSNKFPLQIPYRMRKLPDSFFKPPSSGSKSPSVSHSRENSADSAFGSGTTILGGVTTGPNGLPIHHSRAHSSPASLGKIPAGLVASITGSSGVQQSSNSSNVNSSKTQQTNVGSSNDGNSLGATGLGQQQGGGLSKQALQHLHSRGRSYDVSNQHAFGDLPPGWEQARTQDGRIYYINHNTRTTTWEDPRITALQDQFQQQSSVETLFNTGSQTLISPTISSPTPPNANQDWAVQEQTVRLYNLQLERERLRKRQQEIKSHMGEDPFLSGLTDHSRQESADSGLSESSISQSMPHTPDFLSSIDDSMDGLSMTDNTMDTIAFGDNLETPDEFMLDDPLLLEKIDAVSNLNLIDPASAKPDNTLYDII